Part of the Bacteroidota bacterium genome, TTGAGCCGCCAGTTGTAACAACATCTTCGCAGACGAGTACATTCTCACCCGGTTTAATTTCAAAGCCGCGCCGGAGTTGCATAACTCCATCCTGACGCTCTGTAAAAATTGTACGTGCATTTAATTGTCGTCCTACTGCCTGTCCGACTACAATCCCTCCCAAAGCCGGTGAAGCAATTACATCAATTTTCATATCCCTGTAGAACTGTGCGATACTCGCACAGAGTATTTCACAGTGTTTCGGATATTGCAACACCTTCGCACACTGAAAATATTGTGGACTGTGTAATCCTGATGTCAATCTGAAATGTCCTTCAAGCAGGGCTTCTGTGGATTTGAAGATTGATAGTATTTCTTCGGATTGCATATTCATAGTTATTGTTAACAATTAAAATATACGAAAAAAAAGAAGGATGACAAAGCATCAACAATCTAAAATCCCAAACCTAAAATTTAAAATCACTCCACGTGCATTTTCTTCACTACTCCCATTTTCTGTCCTAAAAATCTTTCTCCGACTTCTGTGAACTTGTGAGGAATATCGCTTACAAAAAACTTCACGTTTGCCTTCAACTTGCTGGGGTTTCGTAAACCTTCTGCATCTAATATTTTTTCAACCTGTGCAGAAGTGCTCTCACCCGAATCAATCAGCTGAACGCCTTCTTCCATCACTTTGCTGATAACATTTTTCAAAATCGGATAATGGGTGCATCCCAAAATTAATGTATCGATTTTTTTTAATTTTAGCTCAAATAAATATTCTTTGGCAATAAGCTCGGTTGCAGGATGCTCAATAAAACCTTCTTCGGCAAGAGGGACAAAGAGGGGGCAGGGTTTCGAGAATACTTCAATCGAAGAATCAAGTTGGCGGATTGTATTAGTATAGGCATTACTAAGAATAGTTGTAAGTGTACCGACTACTCCGATTCTTTTGTTTTTTGTTGTAATTAAGGCACCTTCAGATCCTGGTTGGATAACTCCGACTACCGGCACCTTAGCGCGTTTCTGAACAACGTCCAAAGCTACCGAAGATACTGTATTGCAGGCAATCACAATCATTTTGACATTCTGAGAAAGTAAGAAATCGGTATCCTGTGCTGCGTACTCCCGCACGACTTGGGAAGATTTGGGACCGTAGGGAACCCTTGCAGTGTCGCCGAAGTAAACAATATTTTCGTGAGGAAGCCGCAGCATTAATGCCCGAACGACTGTTAGTCCGCCGATACCCGAATCGAATACGCCAATAGGTTTGGAGTTCATTCTTTCAGCAGCCCTGAGTGTTCAGTTTTGCTAATTCTTCTTTCGTGAATTTTACAAATTTATTTTTTTTATCTACTATAACAATTATTGGCTTTACCGGTTTGTTAGTAATCTGAAATGTCATTATGATAATTTCGTGCCCCTTTTTTATCAAATGAGCGGCGGCGCCGTTCATACAAATATGTCCGGAGTTTTTCTTTCCCTTAATTACATAAGTTTCTAATCGGTTACCGTTAGTCTTATCGACGACTAACACTTTTTCGTATTCTTTAATATCGGCTTTAATCAACAACGATTCATCGATAGTGATTGAGCCAACGTATCTCAAGTTGGCTTCTGTTA contains:
- the pyrE gene encoding orotate phosphoribosyltransferase, with the protein product MQSEEILSIFKSTEALLEGHFRLTSGLHSPQYFQCAKVLQYPKHCEILCASIAQFYRDMKIDVIASPALGGIVVGQAVGRQLNARTIFTERQDGVMQLRRGFEIKPGENVLVCEDVVTTGGSTQEVINIVHNAGGNIVGTASVVDRSGGKVKFNVPNQFSVLKIDVITYTPEDCPLCKQNVPIMKPGSRKNK
- the murI gene encoding glutamate racemase — protein: MNSKPIGVFDSGIGGLTVVRALMLRLPHENIVYFGDTARVPYGPKSSQVVREYAAQDTDFLLSQNVKMIVIACNTVSSVALDVVQKRAKVPVVGVIQPGSEGALITTKNKRIGVVGTLTTILSNAYTNTIRQLDSSIEVFSKPCPLFVPLAEEGFIEHPATELIAKEYLFELKLKKIDTLILGCTHYPILKNVISKVMEEGVQLIDSGESTSAQVEKILDAEGLRNPSKLKANVKFFVSDIPHKFTEVGERFLGQKMGVVKKMHVE
- a CDS encoding aspartate 1-decarboxylase — translated: MRIFLKSKIHNATVTEANLRYVGSITIDESLLIKADIKEYEKVLVVDKTNGNRLETYVIKGKKNSGHICMNGAAAHLIKKGHEIIIMTFQITNKPVKPIIVIVDKKNKFVKFTKEELAKLNTQGC